The DNA sequence GGCCAGGTCGTCGTCCATGAAGGGAAGGATCTCGGGGGCCATCTCAATGACGGTCACCTGGGAGCCGAGAGTGGCGTACAGGGAGGCAAACTCGACGCCGATGACGCCGCCGCCGATGATCGCGAGACGGGCCGGGATCTGCGGCAGAGAGAGGATGCCCGTGGAGTCGACCAGCGCCGGGTTGTCCTGGGTGCCGGGCAGCGGGGGCATGGCGGGCACGGAACCCGTGGCAATGATGACGTGGTCCGAGGTGTACGTCGTGCCCTCAACGGTCACGCGACCGGGGGCGTCGAGGTGGCCTCGCCCGTTGATGACGGTGACCCCCGCCTTACGCTCTGTGGCGGCGACGCCTGCGACCAGGCCCTTCACGACCTGGTCCTTCCAGGCCTGCATCTGCGTCCAGTTGACGGCCACGCCCTGCGCGTCCACACCGAACTGGCTGGCTTCCTTGGCGTGCAGGTAGTTCTTCGCGCCGTTAAGCAGGGTCTTGGTGGGGATGCAGCCCACGTTCAGGCAGGTGCCGCCCAGGTACTGCTCCTCCACGAGGGCGACCTTCTTGCCCGCGTGTCCGAGGCGCTCAGCGGCCAGGTAGCCGCCGGGGCCCGCACCGAGGACGATAACGTCGAAATGCGTCTCACTCATGAGTATTCCTCTTTCCTCAGGCCAGGACCGTCACGTCAATGTTCTCGATGGCGGCGACCAGGTCGCGCAGGAAGCGAGCGCCGTCCGCACCGTCGATCACCTGGTGGTCGATCGTCAGCGACAGGTTGAGGCGCTGCTCCACGCCGATCGTTCCGTCGGCGGCCACGGCCGGACGCGGGGTGATCGCTCCGACGCCCAGGATGGCCGTCTGGGGCAGGTTGATGACGGGGGTGAAGGTCTCGATACCGAAGGATCCGATGTTGGAGACCGTGAAGGTGCCGCCCGACAGGTAGTCAGGCGAAATCGTGCCGTCGATCGCTCCGCCGGCGAGGCGCTTGGCCTCGTCGGAGAATGCCTTCAGGCCCAGGGCCTGCGCGGAGCGGATGACGGGGACGAGGAGCCCGCGCGGGGTGTCGCATGCGAAGCCGAGATGGACCTGCTCGAACTCGGTGAGGACGCCGCCTTCGAGGTGAGCGTTGAACACGGGGTACTTGAGCAGGGTGCGAGACACGGCGAAGCAGACCAGGTCGTTGAGCGTGATCTTGTTCAGGCCCAGTGCTTCGTCGGCGTTCTTGACCTTCTTGCGCATCGCGAGGATGCCGGCGGCGTTGGCCGTCGTGTTGAGGGTCAGCTGCGCGGTGGAGGTCAGGGACTCCATCATGCGCTTGGCGACGACCTTGCGAACACCCTTGAGCGGGGCGGAGGTCGAGGCGCCGGGGAAGTCTGCGGCTGCGGCGGGGGCGGCGAGCGCGGCGGCCGGGGCGGCCTCGGGGGCGCGGTCGGCGTCGGCGACGGACACGCGTCCGCCGATACCGGTGCCTTCAGCGGCGCTCACACCGGCTACGCGCGCGGCGGAGGTCAGGGCGGGGCCGGCGGCGATAGCGGCGGCAACGTCACGCTCGATGACGCGGCCGTGGGGGCCGGAGCCCTCGGTGATGGCCGAGGCATCGACGCCGTTGGAGGCCGCGAGGGCGCGGGCACGCGGGGAGACGGCACCGGTGGCGCGCTCGGTCGCAAACGCGGGGGTGGCCGATTCAGTGGGAGCGGCGGAATGCTCGGCGGGAGCGTCGGCCTCGGCGGGGGCCGCGTCGCCACCGGGAACGAGGCCGGAGATGTCCTCCCCGGGCTCACCGACGATGATGAGCGGATCCTTCACGGGGACCTCGTCGCCTTCCTCCCACAGGAGCTTCAGGACGGTACCCTCGGCGGTCGAGGGCACCTCCATGGTCGACTTGTCGGTCTCGATGGACGCGAGCGTCTGGTCGACGGCGACGGTGTCGCCTTCTGCGATCATCCACTCGACGATGATGCATGACTCAACAGAGTTGCCCAGCTGGGGCATCACCACGATGGTGGCCATGTGTTTCCTCCTAGACGATGCGCAGCTTCGTGCGCTCGGCTAATTCCTTGATGGATTCTTCGGGGATCTCATCGTCGGTGATGATTCCGGTGACCTCGTCGATCCCCATGAAGCTGACGAAGCCGGCTTCCCCATACTTGGAGGAGTCAGCGAGCAGCCACGTCTCTTGTGCGCGAGTGCGCATAATGGAGCCGACCTGTCCACCTTCTACGAGCTGGGTGGTCAGGCCCCGATCAACGCTGAACCCGTCGGTTCCGAGGAAGGCGACGCGCGCGTTGAAGTCATTGATTGCGCGCTCGGCAACCGGTCCCACGAGGGACTCGGACTCGGCGCGGAAGTGTCCACCCGTCAGCGTGATGTTCAGGTTCGGGTTGGAGCGGGCGTTTGCAAAGACGAGCACGGAGTTTGTGAGAACCTGAACTCCGCGCTTGCCGGTGAGGTACTTGACGATGAGGGCGCACGTGGTGCCGGCCTCGATCATGATGCGGTCGTCGTCGTGGATCATGTCGGCGGCAGCGCGAGCGATACGTCCCTTGACCTCGACGCGGTCGTTCTGGCGCAGGTGAATGTTTCGGAAGGTGGTGGGGCGCGCGCCTCCATGGGTGCGCACGAGGTACCCCTGCTCGTCGAGGCTCTTGAGGGAGGCGCGCACGGTAACGGGCGAAACACCCAGGTCACAGGCAAGCTGCGCGACGCTCACCTCACCCTCCCGGGCGAGGCGATCCAGGATGTAGTTCGTGCGTTCTTCTGCACGTCCCATGGGCACCTCTTCACGGAATCAGCGACCTTCCTTGTCGCTTTGTCTTTCGTTAAGAAAAGAATAGTCACTAAAACGAAAGTATGCAACATCACGCGATCAACGGTCACAGGCGTGCACGCAGGGCGCACAAACGTTCAGGACGAGGCTTCCCATTCGTCAACATTCAATGATATTGCAGGGATAAATACACTGGTGGGCGACCCGTTCAGGCCACCCACCAGCTATGCAACTCTCCGGCGAATCCCCCCAGCCCCCTCCACAAGAAACGAAAATGAAACGAAAGCACTCGTCACTCTTGGATCACGGTGCTTCCTGGGGCGGAAAACGGGTTTTACTCCCCGGGCTGACGGACGCCAACCGTCAGGAGCAGGTTTCCGTAGAGGCGCTGCTCACCCGTCGCTACGATGATGCCCACGTTCTCCTCGCGCGCGGCATCGTAGAAGTCCCAGCGGGAAATCTCGCCGAACTCCACGCCGGGCAGCGCCGCGCGGAACTCGTCGTGGATCGGGATCTCCACCGGATCAGCATCGGGCGCGGGGGTCATGATCTCGGCGCGCTCGATCGGAATCGTGCGCTTGAGGACGTCAAGCACCTGGCTAACATCCAGGAGCCCCGGGGCGAGGTTGAGGGAAATGAGCTCGCAGCGCGGATTCACCCCCGTCGTGTGCGGGTAGTTCGCGTCAGCCAGCAGGATCTTCGAGCCGTGGCCGGCGGCCGCGAGCGCGCGCAGGAACTGCGGGTGAGTCATAGGACCATAGAGCATGAGCGTACCTTTCTTACAGGTGTGAACTGGACCGGATGACCAGCTCGGGGTCGAGAACGATGTCCTGGGAGGGACCTCCGCCCATGAGCGAGCGCACGAGCCGCACCGCAGTGCGTCCCAGGCGGTCGAAGGGCTGGTGAATCGTCGTGAGCGGGGGCGCGTAGGAGTCCGCGCCGTCGATGTCGTCGAAGCCGACGACTCGCACGTCGCGAGGGACCACTCCCCCGCGCTCGTAGATGTAGCGCATGGCACCCAGGGCCAGCTGGTCGTTCGCGGTCTGTACGCCCTGGGGCAGACGACCGGCCGCTCGCATGACGTCGTAGCCGTCACGCGAGTCCCACGAGTCGGGCTCGAGCACCACGGGCTCGATGTCGTAGGACGCACACGCCTGCTCGTAGCCGATGCGCCGCATCTGCGCGTCCGACCAGCCGGCCGGACCCGAGATGTGGACGACGTCGGTGAGCCCCTGGGCGAGAAGATGCTCGGTCGCCAGGCGCGCACCTCGCACGTTGTCGACCGCGACGGTGGAGATGCCGTCGAGCCCCTTTTCGCTCGTCAGGACGAGGACGGTTGGGAAACGCTTGCCCGCTTCAATCGCTACGTCGATCGTCGGGTCCTGACCACCCAGGATGATGACTCCGTCGACGTCGAAGGGAGCGAAGTCGTTGCGCAACTGACCATCCGGGCCGTACGCGTAGGACAGGGACACGTGATACCCGGCCTGCGACGAGGCGTTGAGGATCGACAGCAGCACGCGCCCGTGTCCGTGGAACATGGGGGCTGCCAGCACGACCTGCAGGACGTTGGTGCGCTTGGCCGCGAGCGCTCGCGCCGCGTAGTTGGGCACGTAGCCCAACTCCTCAACGAGCTTAGCGATGCGCGCCCTCGTCTTCTCCGACACCTCGGGGTCCCCGCGTACGACCCGCGAGACCGTGTTCGTCGATACGCCTGCCCGCCGCGCGATG is a window from the Schaalia odontolytica genome containing:
- a CDS encoding RbsD/FucU family protein, whose product is MLYGPMTHPQFLRALAAAGHGSKILLADANYPHTTGVNPRCELISLNLAPGLLDVSQVLDVLKRTIPIERAEIMTPAPDADPVEIPIHDEFRAALPGVEFGEISRWDFYDAAREENVGIIVATGEQRLYGNLLLTVGVRQPGE
- a CDS encoding dihydrolipoamide acetyltransferase family protein; this encodes MATIVVMPQLGNSVESCIIVEWMIAEGDTVAVDQTLASIETDKSTMEVPSTAEGTVLKLLWEEGDEVPVKDPLIIVGEPGEDISGLVPGGDAAPAEADAPAEHSAAPTESATPAFATERATGAVSPRARALAASNGVDASAITEGSGPHGRVIERDVAAAIAAGPALTSAARVAGVSAAEGTGIGGRVSVADADRAPEAAPAAALAAPAAAADFPGASTSAPLKGVRKVVAKRMMESLTSTAQLTLNTTANAAGILAMRKKVKNADEALGLNKITLNDLVCFAVSRTLLKYPVFNAHLEGGVLTEFEQVHLGFACDTPRGLLVPVIRSAQALGLKAFSDEAKRLAGGAIDGTISPDYLSGGTFTVSNIGSFGIETFTPVINLPQTAILGVGAITPRPAVAADGTIGVEQRLNLSLTIDHQVIDGADGARFLRDLVAAIENIDVTVLA
- a CDS encoding DeoR/GlpR family DNA-binding transcription regulator; this translates as MGRAEERTNYILDRLAREGEVSVAQLACDLGVSPVTVRASLKSLDEQGYLVRTHGGARPTTFRNIHLRQNDRVEVKGRIARAAADMIHDDDRIMIEAGTTCALIVKYLTGKRGVQVLTNSVLVFANARSNPNLNITLTGGHFRAESESLVGPVAERAINDFNARVAFLGTDGFSVDRGLTTQLVEGGQVGSIMRTRAQETWLLADSSKYGEAGFVSFMGIDEVTGIITDDEIPEESIKELAERTKLRIV
- a CDS encoding LacI family DNA-binding transcriptional regulator, producing the protein MSTSRPVAKKVSLADIARRAGVSTNTVSRVVRGDPEVSEKTRARIAKLVEELGYVPNYAARALAAKRTNVLQVVLAAPMFHGHGRVLLSILNASSQAGYHVSLSYAYGPDGQLRNDFAPFDVDGVIILGGQDPTIDVAIEAGKRFPTVLVLTSEKGLDGISTVAVDNVRGARLATEHLLAQGLTDVVHISGPAGWSDAQMRRIGYEQACASYDIEPVVLEPDSWDSRDGYDVMRAAGRLPQGVQTANDQLALGAMRYIYERGGVVPRDVRVVGFDDIDGADSYAPPLTTIHQPFDRLGRTAVRLVRSLMGGGPSQDIVLDPELVIRSSSHL